One window of Cohnella hashimotonis genomic DNA carries:
- a CDS encoding carbohydrate ABC transporter permease — protein MNAASTSTPTSISSTIRRKKGTSYVIPTILAVICLIMLLPIFNILAQSFSSAAAIGDQRVYLWPVEFTTSNYEAILGQTSIWRSFGVSAIITVAGTLIALAMTASLAYPLSRAEYRERKGVLTLVLVTMIFHAPLIPNYLLIKQLHMLDTLWALMLPGAISAFNLFVMRSFFLAIPGELIESARIDGAGELQTLWKIILPLAKPAMATMGIIYSVALWNNYANALYFLSERSLFPLQVKLREFIITDSSDLATTAADIANLSPEGLKMAVIVIATVPIMMVYPFLQKYFIKGMMLGSIKS, from the coding sequence ATGAACGCAGCTTCAACTTCGACGCCAACCTCAATCTCATCCACGATCCGACGAAAAAAGGGTACATCCTACGTCATTCCAACCATCCTGGCCGTCATTTGCCTGATCATGCTGCTGCCGATCTTCAACATCCTCGCGCAGTCGTTCAGCAGCGCCGCCGCCATCGGCGATCAGCGCGTATACCTGTGGCCGGTCGAGTTCACGACGAGCAATTACGAGGCGATCCTCGGGCAGACGAGCATCTGGCGGTCCTTCGGGGTGAGCGCGATCATCACCGTCGCCGGCACGCTCATCGCGCTCGCCATGACGGCTTCGCTCGCCTACCCGCTGTCGCGGGCGGAGTACCGGGAGCGCAAGGGGGTGCTGACGCTGGTGCTCGTCACGATGATTTTTCACGCGCCGCTCATCCCCAACTATCTGCTCATCAAGCAGCTTCACATGCTCGATACGCTGTGGGCGCTCATGCTGCCAGGCGCGATCAGCGCGTTTAACCTGTTCGTCATGCGGTCGTTCTTCCTGGCGATCCCCGGCGAGCTCATCGAGTCCGCCCGCATCGACGGCGCCGGCGAGCTGCAGACGCTGTGGAAGATCATCCTGCCGCTGGCCAAGCCGGCGATGGCGACGATGGGCATTATCTACTCGGTCGCGCTCTGGAACAACTACGCCAACGCGCTGTATTTTCTCAGCGAACGCTCGTTGTTCCCGCTTCAGGTCAAGCTTAGGGAGTTCATCATCACCGACTCGTCCGACCTGGCCACGACTGCGGCGGACATCGCCAATCTGTCGCCCGAGGGGCTCAAGATGGCCGTCATCGTCATCGCGACCGTGCCGATCATGATGGTGTATCCGTTTCTGCAGAAGTACTTCATCAAGGGGATGATGCTGGGCTCGATCAAGTCGTGA
- a CDS encoding ABC transporter permease yields MHASTSAVKPRTKPRPLARTGSRYAHYRKYMVLYLISLPGIFFFLVFKYVPLFGSIMAFKDYNVFAGMWKSEWVGFAHFKRMFEYPDFGRILMNTIAIGGYTLLFAFPIPIVLALLMNELRGRLFKRFVQTAVYLPHFLSWVVVAGIVIGILSPTNGLMNQLLNHFGIDSIYFMGEESYVRSIIVGSGVWRDAGWSTIIYLAAMAGINPDLYEAAQLDGANRWRQTRSITIPALLPTITVLFLLQIGQFLDLGFERVYVFLNPLNGGRGDILDTYIYDVGLIQGQYSYTTAIGLFKSLIGLALIMGANALSKKTTGEGLY; encoded by the coding sequence GTGCACGCGAGCACGAGCGCGGTCAAGCCGCGGACCAAGCCGCGACCGCTCGCCCGGACGGGCAGCCGGTACGCGCATTACCGCAAATACATGGTGCTGTACCTCATATCGCTGCCGGGCATTTTCTTCTTTCTCGTTTTCAAGTACGTGCCGCTCTTCGGCTCGATCATGGCGTTCAAGGATTACAACGTATTCGCGGGCATGTGGAAAAGCGAATGGGTCGGATTCGCCCACTTCAAGCGCATGTTCGAGTACCCCGACTTCGGCCGCATCTTGATGAACACGATCGCGATCGGCGGCTACACGCTGCTGTTTGCGTTCCCGATCCCCATCGTCCTGGCGCTGCTCATGAACGAGCTCCGCGGCCGGCTGTTCAAGCGGTTCGTGCAGACCGCGGTCTACCTGCCCCACTTCCTGTCGTGGGTCGTCGTGGCGGGCATCGTCATCGGTATCCTGTCGCCGACCAACGGCCTCATGAACCAGCTGCTCAATCATTTCGGCATCGACTCGATCTACTTCATGGGCGAGGAATCGTACGTGCGGTCGATTATCGTCGGCTCCGGCGTCTGGCGCGACGCGGGATGGAGCACGATCATCTATCTGGCGGCGATGGCGGGCATCAATCCCGACCTCTACGAGGCCGCGCAGCTCGACGGTGCGAACCGCTGGCGGCAAACCCGGTCGATCACGATCCCGGCCCTGCTGCCGACGATCACAGTGCTGTTCCTGCTGCAGATCGGGCAGTTTCTCGACCTCGGCTTCGAGCGCGTGTACGTCTTCCTCAATCCGCTCAATGGCGGACGCGGCGACATCCTCGACACGTACATCTACGACGTCGGCCTCATCCAGGGCCAATACAGCTACACGACGGCGATCGGCCTGTTCAAGTCGCTCATCGGGCTTGCGCTCATCATGGGCGCCAACGCGCTCAGCAAAAAAACGACCGGCGAAGGCCTGTACTAA
- a CDS encoding FMN-dependent NADH-azoreductase: protein MATVLYITAHPLDPQESFSLAVGKEFMEAYRKANPNDEVVHLDLYKENIPQFDADVLRGWGKLQSGSTFGQLSDAEKSKVARLEAIVDQFVAADKYVYVSPMWNFSIPPLMKAYTDATSIPGKTFKYTQNGPVGLLHGKKALHIQASGGVYSEGPLADIEMGYSYLKKILQFYGIQSMEAILAEGTASKERAPAIKEKAIAHAKEVAKGF from the coding sequence ATGGCAACTGTACTGTACATCACCGCGCATCCCCTTGATCCACAGGAATCTTTTAGCCTCGCGGTAGGCAAAGAATTTATGGAAGCGTACCGTAAGGCAAATCCAAATGATGAAGTTGTTCATTTGGATCTGTACAAAGAGAATATTCCACAATTTGATGCTGATGTTTTACGTGGTTGGGGAAAGCTTCAGTCGGGTTCAACTTTCGGTCAATTGTCCGATGCTGAAAAATCAAAAGTAGCCCGTCTTGAGGCGATTGTTGATCAATTCGTGGCTGCCGATAAGTACGTGTACGTTTCCCCCATGTGGAATTTCTCGATCCCGCCGCTTATGAAAGCATACACGGACGCGACTTCAATTCCGGGTAAAACTTTCAAATATACCCAAAACGGTCCTGTAGGTCTGCTGCACGGCAAGAAAGCCTTACACATTCAAGCTAGCGGCGGCGTTTATTCGGAAGGTCCTCTTGCTGATATTGAAATGGGATACAGCTATCTGAAAAAGATTTTGCAGTTCTATGGGATTCAATCTATGGAGGCTATTTTAGCTGAGGGAACAGCATCAAAAGAGCGAGCTCCAGCTATTAAAGAAAAAGCAATTGCACATGCGAAGGAAGTTGCCAAAGGTTTCTAA
- a CDS encoding winged helix-turn-helix transcriptional regulator, translating to MQKNPFQCQFVAALDSIVGKWKPIILYHLLQGKPLRFNELRRLLPDITQRMLTLHLRDLEEEELVKRVIYPQIPPKVEYSITEYGMSLSPVLETLHQWGLAHVERKQLKKAKNEQTETD from the coding sequence ATGCAAAAGAACCCTTTCCAATGTCAATTCGTTGCGGCGCTGGATTCGATCGTCGGCAAATGGAAGCCGATTATCCTTTATCATTTGCTTCAAGGTAAACCTTTGCGGTTCAATGAGCTAAGAAGATTACTGCCCGATATCACGCAAAGGATGCTTACGCTCCATCTGCGCGATTTGGAGGAGGAAGAGCTCGTTAAGCGAGTCATTTATCCGCAAATCCCGCCGAAAGTGGAATACTCCATCACGGAATACGGCATGAGCCTGTCTCCGGTGTTGGAAACCTTACATCAATGGGGATTGGCCCATGTTGAGCGAAAGCAGCTCAAAAAGGCGAAAAATGAACAAACAGAAACGGACTAG
- a CDS encoding ArsR/SmtB family transcription factor, giving the protein MNAYQNIVSVASLIGDPSRAKMLDALMGGQALPAGELAYIAGVSPQTASAHLSKLVNGKLLMVESQGRHRYYRLANAEVAQFVEMLEALSPARPVRSLRQSEELIKVRHARTCYDHLAGRLGVALTNAWLERSYLSILSDREFDVTDEGAEHFLSWGVDLRTSSPGRRVFAKRCLDWSERYHHVGGYLGARVASAALANGWVERVEGTRALRVTERGRDSLRDMYGMDWQP; this is encoded by the coding sequence ATGAATGCATATCAGAATATCGTATCCGTGGCTTCGCTGATCGGCGATCCGAGCCGCGCCAAAATGCTGGACGCTTTGATGGGAGGGCAGGCGCTGCCTGCCGGAGAACTGGCCTATATCGCGGGCGTATCGCCTCAGACGGCCAGCGCGCATCTGTCAAAACTGGTCAATGGGAAGCTGCTAATGGTCGAATCACAAGGTCGGCATCGCTATTATCGCCTAGCGAACGCTGAGGTGGCTCAGTTTGTGGAGATGCTGGAGGCACTGTCCCCTGCCCGCCCCGTCAGATCGCTTAGGCAGTCCGAGGAGCTAATCAAAGTACGCCACGCCCGCACCTGCTACGATCATCTGGCAGGCCGTTTGGGCGTCGCGTTGACGAATGCGTGGCTGGAGCGGTCCTATCTGTCGATCCTCTCCGACCGGGAATTCGACGTGACGGACGAAGGCGCCGAGCACTTCTTGAGCTGGGGGGTCGACCTCCGGACATCCTCCCCGGGGAGGCGCGTGTTCGCCAAGCGCTGCCTGGATTGGAGCGAGAGATATCATCATGTCGGGGGTTATCTGGGTGCCCGGGTCGCATCGGCGGCGCTTGCGAACGGCTGGGTCGAACGCGTGGAGGGGACAAGGGCCTTGCGCGTCACCGAGCGAGGTCGAGACAGCCTTCGGGATATGTACGGCATGGATTGGCAGCCTTAA
- a CDS encoding DinB family protein — translation MDAKSLILLDLKETRRRFIKAASCIPDRFIHWQPDAAALSVGQMVRHVLEHDYYWYMILTEQRLPTEEEMAPMQDRPYTSMQDEVERSEVHHARFLSYVESLDVRTFETVLIRWPHRPIERCLGDALERKSYHDAVHTGQLLQYMRMLQISRPDIWD, via the coding sequence ATGGACGCCAAATCACTCATCTTGCTTGATCTGAAAGAAACCCGCAGAAGATTTATCAAAGCCGCATCCTGCATCCCGGATCGGTTTATTCACTGGCAGCCCGATGCCGCAGCCTTGTCCGTCGGACAGATGGTCAGGCACGTGCTGGAGCACGACTATTACTGGTATATGATCTTGACCGAACAGAGGCTGCCGACCGAGGAGGAAATGGCACCGATGCAGGATCGGCCTTACACAAGCATGCAGGACGAGGTCGAGCGAAGCGAAGTTCACCACGCGCGCTTTCTGTCCTACGTGGAATCGCTGGACGTCCGCACATTCGAGACGGTCTTGATCCGCTGGCCCCATCGTCCGATCGAACGCTGCCTCGGAGACGCGCTTGAACGCAAATCCTATCACGACGCCGTCCATACCGGTCAGCTGCTGCAGTACATGCGCATGCTCCAGATCAGCCGGCCGGATATTTGGGACTGA
- a CDS encoding GNAT family N-acetyltransferase — protein sequence MSERTLVEIVTWSADHLELLHQMNAPEMTENLGGPETEAQVAERHERYMRIAGKGTGRMFAVVLLPGREPVGTVGYWDRTWAGAQIYEMGWGILPAYQGRGLATAAVAKTVEHVRKEGARRTIHAFPGAGNPASNAVCRKLGFTLLGECEFEYPPGSWMRCNDWRLEL from the coding sequence ATGAGCGAACGAACGCTAGTGGAGATCGTAACGTGGTCCGCGGACCATCTCGAGCTGCTGCATCAAATGAACGCGCCGGAGATGACCGAGAATCTGGGCGGACCGGAGACCGAGGCGCAGGTCGCGGAGCGTCACGAGCGTTATATGCGAATCGCTGGGAAAGGAACGGGCCGCATGTTCGCCGTCGTCCTGCTTCCCGGGCGCGAGCCGGTCGGAACCGTCGGCTACTGGGATCGGACATGGGCCGGCGCCCAGATCTATGAGATGGGCTGGGGCATCCTGCCTGCCTATCAGGGGAGAGGTCTCGCGACGGCCGCAGTCGCTAAGACCGTCGAGCATGTCCGCAAGGAGGGCGCCCGCCGCACGATTCATGCGTTTCCGGGTGCCGGCAACCCTGCCTCGAACGCCGTCTGCCGCAAGCTCGGCTTCACGCTGCTAGGCGAATGCGAATTCGAATATCCGCCGGGCAGCTGGATGCGGTGCAACGACTGGCGGCTGGAGCTTTGA
- a CDS encoding SDR family oxidoreductase: MARLNGKVALVTGASRGIGRGIALRLAADGATVAVHYGSNRDLAEEVVREIRSDGGSAFAIGADLVCAGGIEALFEALDGRLDGPASGTRIDILVNNAGIGQQIGIEETTAASLDEVLAINVKAPILVIREALKRMNDGGSIINLSSAVTRIPLPNLLGYSVSKGAINTLTLNLAQELGSRGIRVNAIQPGIIDTDMNAGTLQDPGGRAFAAGLSVFGRWGQPADVADIAAFLASSDSRWVTGQLIDASGGSRL, from the coding sequence ATGGCGAGACTGAACGGAAAGGTTGCATTGGTAACGGGGGCGAGCAGAGGAATCGGCCGGGGCATCGCGCTGCGCCTTGCCGCGGATGGAGCGACCGTCGCGGTGCATTACGGGAGCAACCGGGATCTCGCGGAGGAGGTCGTGCGCGAGATCCGGTCCGACGGCGGCTCGGCCTTCGCAATCGGGGCCGATCTCGTCTGTGCCGGAGGCATCGAAGCCTTGTTCGAGGCGCTGGACGGCCGATTGGACGGGCCGGCATCCGGCACTCGGATCGATATTCTGGTCAATAACGCAGGCATCGGCCAGCAGATCGGCATCGAAGAGACGACGGCGGCATCGCTTGACGAAGTGCTGGCGATCAACGTCAAGGCGCCGATCCTCGTCATTCGGGAAGCGCTGAAGCGCATGAACGACGGCGGCAGCATCATTAATCTGTCATCGGCCGTGACGCGGATCCCGCTGCCGAATCTGCTCGGCTACAGCGTGTCCAAGGGCGCGATCAACACGCTCACGCTGAATTTGGCGCAGGAGCTGGGAAGCCGCGGCATCCGGGTCAACGCCATCCAGCCCGGCATCATCGACACCGACATGAACGCCGGTACGCTGCAAGATCCGGGAGGCAGGGCATTTGCCGCCGGGCTCTCCGTCTTTGGCCGATGGGGCCAGCCCGCGGACGTCGCCGACATCGCCGCGTTCCTCGCTTCTTCGGACAGTCGCTGGGTGACAGGCCAATTGATCGATGCCAGCGGGGGATCGAGGCTTTGA
- a CDS encoding GNAT family N-acetyltransferase: protein MLDRSVPYFNVIMKRPPGGPIPECPLPAGYAIAKFIPGKEESWAEIEASVGEFDCAGEAVRYFRQTYLPLPDELGERLLFVENERGEAVGTITCWWDFTAGRRDPSIHWFAVKVGYQGKGLGKALVAVCLQEMIRLEGDRDIYLHTQTWSYKAVRLYSRFGFEIVRDETFGSYRNDYDLAMPILDALLKRERE, encoded by the coding sequence ATGCTCGACCGATCCGTTCCCTACTTTAACGTCATTATGAAAAGGCCGCCGGGCGGACCGATTCCGGAATGCCCGCTGCCTGCGGGGTATGCGATCGCCAAGTTTATTCCCGGGAAAGAGGAGAGCTGGGCCGAGATCGAAGCGTCCGTAGGCGAGTTCGACTGCGCGGGAGAGGCGGTTCGATACTTTCGGCAAACCTATTTGCCACTGCCCGACGAGCTTGGGGAGCGATTATTGTTCGTGGAAAACGAGCGGGGCGAGGCAGTCGGTACCATCACGTGCTGGTGGGACTTCACGGCGGGAAGGCGGGATCCGTCCATACACTGGTTCGCGGTCAAGGTCGGATATCAGGGGAAAGGTCTGGGGAAGGCGCTGGTAGCAGTTTGCCTGCAGGAGATGATTCGGTTGGAGGGTGACCGGGATATATACCTGCATACGCAAACCTGGAGCTATAAAGCCGTGCGACTCTACAGCCGGTTCGGATTCGAGATCGTACGCGACGAGACCTTCGGATCCTACCGGAACGACTATGATCTGGCGATGCCGATCCTGGATGCGCTGCTGAAACGGGAGAGGGAGTAA
- a CDS encoding suppressor of fused domain protein, which yields MRKEERSAGGSIIYRHEAPESPPTYAEEDGAYLERVTRHVETHIGEVRNVFHEIVSTHVHLDILVVDPTPKRNFYTLVTCGMGMRPMNVPEGAEAWRHAELMLCLPADWPLSETAFRDEDHYWPVRMLKTIARIPHEYNTWLYLAHTIPNGDPAEPYADNTKLAGAILSIPSTAPATKDFFTLTAAPGQDVHFFSLLPIYKEEMDFKLKQGPEALFEKLEAAGVNELLRADRKNVCKKRFGLF from the coding sequence ATGCGCAAAGAAGAGAGATCCGCCGGGGGCAGCATCATCTATCGGCACGAAGCCCCGGAAAGCCCGCCTACATACGCCGAAGAAGACGGCGCCTACCTTGAACGCGTCACCCGGCATGTAGAAACGCATATCGGCGAGGTGCGCAACGTTTTCCACGAGATCGTCTCCACGCATGTTCATCTCGACATCCTTGTCGTCGATCCGACGCCGAAGCGTAATTTCTACACGCTCGTCACCTGCGGCATGGGCATGCGCCCGATGAACGTGCCCGAGGGAGCCGAAGCCTGGCGCCATGCCGAACTCATGCTGTGCCTGCCCGCCGATTGGCCTTTGTCCGAAACGGCCTTCAGGGACGAAGACCATTACTGGCCTGTCCGCATGTTGAAGACCATCGCCCGCATTCCGCATGAATATAACACCTGGCTCTATCTGGCGCACACGATCCCGAACGGCGACCCCGCCGAGCCTTATGCCGACAACACCAAGCTTGCCGGCGCGATCTTGTCGATTCCGTCGACGGCTCCGGCCACCAAGGACTTCTTTACGTTGACTGCGGCTCCCGGCCAGGACGTTCATTTTTTCAGCCTGCTGCCGATTTACAAGGAAGAGATGGACTTCAAGCTGAAACAAGGTCCGGAGGCGTTATTCGAAAAGCTGGAAGCAGCCGGCGTCAACGAACTGCTGCGCGCAGACCGCAAAAACGTGTGCAAGAAACGATTCGGCCTATTCTGA
- a CDS encoding GntR family transcriptional regulator: protein MSDLPLAEVAYQELRQRLLSGKYLPGQLLSESELASGLGMSRTPVRAAVMQLEKEGFLETLVKRGILVKGIDVKELYDMFDLLNALYLFVLERMEQDQYEPDFERLRYYLDQLIEASERKMHREYYESGLMFMSTLLSTIGNRSIMETFDRYKDKVLYVVVAYRSTEGSNRPYTGKKLYAEIYRHLTEGNYVEAKAAIQASKRNSREELLRNGYKV from the coding sequence ATGTCCGACCTGCCTCTCGCGGAAGTCGCCTACCAGGAACTCCGGCAGCGGCTGCTCAGCGGTAAGTACCTGCCCGGCCAACTGCTCTCGGAGAGCGAGCTCGCGAGCGGGCTCGGCATGAGCAGGACCCCCGTCAGAGCCGCCGTCATGCAGCTGGAAAAGGAAGGATTCCTGGAAACGCTGGTCAAGCGCGGGATCCTCGTCAAAGGAATCGACGTCAAAGAACTGTACGATATGTTCGATCTGCTCAACGCGCTTTATCTGTTCGTGCTGGAACGCATGGAGCAGGATCAGTACGAGCCCGACTTCGAGCGCCTGCGTTATTACCTGGACCAGCTGATTGAAGCCAGCGAGCGCAAGATGCACCGCGAATATTACGAGTCCGGACTCATGTTCATGAGCACGCTCCTCTCCACGATCGGCAACCGGAGCATCATGGAGACGTTCGACCGCTACAAGGACAAGGTTCTGTATGTCGTCGTTGCCTACCGGTCGACCGAGGGCTCGAATCGTCCATACACAGGCAAAAAGCTGTACGCCGAAATTTACCGTCACTTAACGGAAGGCAACTACGTAGAGGCCAAAGCCGCCATCCAGGCGTCCAAACGCAACTCGCGCGAAGAGCTGCTCCGAAACGGCTACAAGGTATAA
- a CDS encoding metallophosphoesterase family protein → MNSMKFVHLTDTHMNAPSSEGPFAKFQLAEKVKQTFRHLRDANVAPDFVLITGDLSHEGDAADYAYIRTVLDECAALIGAPVHVVLGNHDHRSAFRQGYLGEAPSEEAYYYSLDFDGLRLIGLNSQVPGRHDGELDAAQLAWLKDELATPAPLGTIVGIHHPMMSVRGMPGDHLLANRAQLGDVIEGTDVIGVMAGHVHSNNVGTYRGIVNVAAAGTAFTGELADAENYKMVDFCGFNIVDVTEEGISIQTTVLPTSGEEYFRFPISMLVAQH, encoded by the coding sequence ATGAACAGCATGAAATTCGTCCACCTGACCGACACGCACATGAACGCGCCGAGCTCCGAGGGCCCCTTCGCCAAGTTCCAGCTTGCCGAGAAGGTCAAGCAGACGTTCCGCCACCTCCGCGACGCAAACGTCGCACCCGACTTCGTGCTCATCACGGGCGACCTGTCGCACGAAGGCGACGCAGCCGACTATGCCTATATCCGCACCGTGCTCGACGAATGCGCGGCGTTGATCGGCGCCCCCGTGCACGTCGTGCTCGGCAACCACGATCACCGCTCCGCGTTCCGCCAAGGCTACCTCGGCGAAGCGCCGTCCGAAGAAGCCTACTACTACTCGCTCGACTTTGACGGACTGCGCCTCATCGGCCTGAACTCGCAAGTGCCTGGCCGTCACGACGGCGAGCTTGACGCCGCGCAGCTCGCTTGGCTCAAGGACGAGCTCGCCACCCCCGCGCCGCTCGGCACGATCGTCGGCATCCACCATCCGATGATGAGCGTCCGCGGCATGCCCGGCGACCACCTGCTGGCGAACCGCGCGCAGCTCGGCGACGTGATCGAAGGCACCGACGTCATCGGCGTCATGGCCGGACACGTTCACTCCAACAACGTCGGCACCTACCGCGGCATCGTCAACGTCGCGGCCGCAGGCACGGCGTTCACCGGCGAACTGGCGGATGCCGAGAACTACAAGATGGTCGACTTCTGCGGCTTCAACATCGTCGACGTGACCGAGGAAGGCATCTCGATCCAGACGACCGTGCTGCCGACTTCCGGCGAAGAGTACTTCCGCTTCCCGATCTCCATGCTCGTCGCCCAGCACTGA
- a CDS encoding tyrosine-protein phosphatase, producing the protein MTTIQMPDCLLPLEGAFNFRDMGGLRTEDGRTVKKGLLFRAAELTGLTEADHEALRAIGLRHVFDYRNRAEAEEKPDPVIGEARYIRVPANEAAEDAPHVTMEQLFKSGMHKAFSDNMLDRLYASLPINNASYKQLMSLLRTPETSLPLVHHCAGGRDRTGVGALLILLTLGVPYETIMEDYLLSNVTLEKFHAQMFDMAAQYLDEASLETMRRTMALQERYLDASMNAILSAHGTFEQYLLAEFGIDAQDRARIQAYCLEA; encoded by the coding sequence ATGACGACGATTCAAATGCCGGACTGCCTGCTGCCGCTGGAAGGCGCCTTTAACTTCCGCGACATGGGCGGACTTCGCACCGAAGACGGCCGAACGGTCAAAAAGGGACTGCTGTTCCGCGCCGCCGAGCTGACCGGCCTGACGGAAGCCGACCACGAGGCGCTGCGCGCCATCGGCCTTCGGCACGTTTTCGACTACCGCAACCGCGCCGAAGCCGAAGAGAAGCCGGACCCGGTCATCGGCGAAGCGCGCTATATCCGCGTGCCGGCCAACGAAGCGGCCGAGGACGCGCCGCATGTGACGATGGAGCAGCTGTTCAAGAGCGGCATGCACAAGGCGTTCTCGGACAACATGCTGGACAGGCTGTACGCCAGCCTGCCGATTAACAACGCCTCCTACAAACAGCTCATGTCGCTGCTGCGCACGCCGGAAACGAGCCTGCCGCTCGTCCATCACTGCGCGGGCGGACGGGATCGCACGGGCGTCGGCGCCCTGCTCATCCTGCTCACGCTGGGCGTGCCGTACGAGACGATCATGGAGGACTACCTGCTGTCGAACGTGACGCTCGAGAAATTCCATGCGCAAATGTTCGACATGGCCGCCCAATATCTCGACGAAGCGTCGCTCGAGACGATGCGCCGCACGATGGCTTTGCAGGAGCGGTATCTCGACGCTTCGATGAACGCCATTTTGTCCGCGCACGGTACGTTCGAACAGTATTTGCTCGCCGAATTCGGCATCGACGCCCAAGATCGGGCGCGTATACAAGCCTATTGCCTGGAAGCCTAG
- a CDS encoding ABC transporter substrate-binding protein gives MKPFMKGTALVLAIASAASLSACGSAAEGEADAAAATAAPSQTELAKLDPANPTKVTFYSYSLAYPTMKPGMEQLIKEFNDTVGKEKGVVVEGVADTTMQQYKADISAGKEVDVVQHPFGTLDASRLSLGFKAYEDVFPKAELDAHLQGISPNALELGKIDGKMYGLAFTFSTPIVFINGKLFEQAGLDPAKPPKTWAEIKEASLKIKAATGKDGFGLTPTNGWITEGLILSNGGSVLAKDRKSAEFASPESVEAIETWKDLYLNGASAPGTETELAEQFMAGNLGMYASSTSLYSGIKKASEAGGWKVFGAGLPQFGDKPAVPVNSGSVLAIRSDTPEKSAAIWEFIRFVTGDRGYTIITSQIGYLPLRTALADDPNGLKDFVEQNPLYRINLEQLSHIQPVAIWPGEYATEAATAFTDAIVKSVMTKDGDVKATLQKAQDDINQMIQ, from the coding sequence ATGAAACCGTTCATGAAAGGCACCGCCCTGGTACTCGCCATCGCATCCGCAGCCAGCCTGTCCGCTTGCGGCTCCGCCGCGGAAGGCGAAGCCGACGCGGCTGCCGCTACCGCGGCGCCAAGCCAGACGGAGCTTGCGAAGCTCGATCCCGCGAATCCGACCAAGGTTACGTTCTACTCCTACAGCCTGGCTTACCCGACGATGAAGCCCGGCATGGAGCAGCTTATCAAAGAGTTCAACGACACGGTCGGCAAGGAAAAAGGCGTCGTCGTCGAAGGCGTCGCGGACACGACGATGCAGCAGTACAAGGCGGACATCTCCGCGGGCAAGGAAGTCGACGTCGTGCAGCATCCGTTCGGCACGCTCGACGCCTCCCGCCTGAGCCTTGGCTTCAAAGCCTACGAGGATGTCTTCCCGAAGGCGGAGCTCGACGCGCATCTGCAGGGCATCTCGCCCAACGCGCTTGAGCTCGGCAAGATCGACGGCAAGATGTACGGCCTCGCCTTCACGTTCAGCACGCCGATCGTCTTCATCAACGGCAAGCTGTTCGAACAGGCCGGACTCGATCCGGCGAAGCCGCCGAAGACGTGGGCCGAGATCAAGGAAGCTTCCCTCAAGATCAAAGCAGCCACGGGCAAGGACGGCTTCGGTCTCACGCCGACCAACGGCTGGATCACCGAAGGCCTCATCCTGAGCAACGGCGGCAGCGTACTCGCGAAGGACCGCAAGTCGGCGGAATTCGCGAGCCCCGAGAGCGTCGAGGCGATCGAGACGTGGAAGGATCTGTACCTGAACGGCGCATCCGCGCCAGGCACGGAGACGGAGCTGGCGGAGCAATTCATGGCCGGCAACCTCGGCATGTACGCCTCTTCGACCTCGCTCTACAGCGGCATCAAGAAGGCGTCCGAAGCCGGCGGCTGGAAGGTATTCGGCGCAGGTCTGCCGCAATTCGGCGACAAGCCGGCCGTCCCGGTCAACTCGGGCAGCGTGCTCGCGATCCGCTCGGACACCCCGGAGAAGAGCGCTGCGATCTGGGAATTCATCCGCTTCGTGACCGGCGACCGCGGCTATACGATCATCACCTCGCAGATCGGCTACCTCCCGCTGCGCACTGCGCTCGCCGACGATCCGAACGGCCTGAAGGACTTTGTCGAGCAGAACCCGCTCTACCGGATCAACCTCGAGCAGCTGTCCCATATCCAGCCGGTCGCCATCTGGCCGGGCGAATACGCCACCGAAGCGGCCACCGCATTCACGGACGCCATCGTCAAGTCCGTCATGACGAAGGACGGCGACGTCAAGGCGACGCTGCAGAAGGCGCAGGACGACATCAACCAGATGATCCAGTAA